From the genome of Pseudomonas mohnii:
CGCATTTCAACCGCCGAACAGCAAAACGCCCGGCGCCTGCATTGCGCAGAGGCCGGGCGTTGTCTGGAGGGTGGCGGTTTTATTGAACCTCGCCTGCGCCAGCAAATTTGCTCATGACGAAGCCGACAAATTCTTCGACTGTCATTTTCTGGCCGTTGAACTCGACCTGATTGTTGGCGTAATGCAGTTTGCTGACGATGTTGTTTCCGTCCAGTTTCGCCAGCTGCGAGCCGACGGCCATGCTGCCAAACATGTCGGCGGTGGCGGTGGCCTGATCGGCGATCAGCTTGGCGTCGGTCTGGCCGTCGATTTGCGATTGCACGGTGAACACGTCAACGAGCATTGGCTTGGACACTTGCAAATTGATGTCCAGCAGCGCAATCAACTGCCTGATCAGTTGGTCGGTCGGCAATTCGATCGATTGCGGCTTGGTCAGGTCCAGCACCAGGTTGGCGCGGCTTTCGCCGTTGGTGGTTTTGAACGAGAGGTTTTCCAGGGCCACCTGCGGGCCGGCCGCCAGCAATTGCTCCAGACCGGTTTTCAGTTGCGCCTCTTCGGCTTCGGTCAGCTTCAGTTCCGGCACCGGTTGACCCGCCTCGGCTGCCTCGGCGGCAAGTTGCTCGTACGGCTGCAGTTTGCTCTGGTAAATCTGCATCAGCGACATCGTCGCCGGTATGTCGAGGTTCTTCAGGCTCATCGCCAACTGTGCCGAACCGAACGCCTTGCCGTTCAAGGACACTTCACCCACCTTGTAGTCGGCACGCCCGGATGCGCTGGTGCCCGATTCCTCGGTCTGGTTCTTCATCTCGAAATTCTTGAAGCCCAGCACGGACTGTTTGGCACCGAACGTGGTTTGGCTGTTGGTCAGCACAACGGTGTTTTCGCCGGTGTAGTAGCCGTAGGTACTTTTGCTCAGGTTGCTGGCCAGAGTCAGGCCGTTCAATTCGACCTGCACCGGTGCCTGATCTTCGGAAACGGTGGTCAGCTTCAGACTGTCCATGTAGCCGTCGGCCTTGACCTTCTGCGCCTGGGCGCTGGCCGAAACATCGAGTTTCAGGCCGGAAAACTTCAAGCTGGACTTGTCATCCAGCGCGGTTTCCAGCGGCAGCATTTCCAGCGTGCCGTTGGTGGAGTTGTCGTAGCCGATATTGACCACGCCTTTGAGCGGGGAGACATCCTTGGCGGCGGCAAACCATTTTTCAGTGAGCGGCGTCTTTTCCAGTTCGTAATGACTGGTGGCCATGACCGGCAGCCACTTCAGCGACACCAGGCGCGAGAACGGCAGCGGACCGTGTTCGATGTGATCGACAAACAGCAGCTCAACCGGCTCCTCGCCGAACATTTCACCTTCGCCCTTGAGGCGATAGTGCGCGGTACTGCTGAACACATGGCGCTCCAGCGACACCAGTTCCAGCGATGCCGTGCCTTTATGACCGACCAGCGCCGCTTGCAGTTGCTGGTTGGCGTCAGCCAGGGAAGTGTTCAGCACGCTTTCGATTTTGGTGCCGGTGTACCAGGCACCGCCGGCGCTGATTGCACCGATGGCCACGACAATTCCCAGTAACACGCCTGCTGATTTATTCATGAATGACCCGTTCAATGTCCGTTGTTGAAGGTGTAGTCGTCTTCCCTGAACCCATGACGGGTTGCGGTCGCGACAGCGCTGAAAGTGGGATGCAGATTAGCATCAGGCGCGGTGGACGGCCCAAGGATTAAAGGTGAAAGAGTGTCTATGGCGCATGTATGAGCGATTGTCTTCGCTGGCAAGCCAGCTCCCACAGGTTGCGCACATTCCCCGTAGTAGCTGGCTAGCCAGCGAAGGCGTCAGACCTGCCAACGCAGCATCAGGAATACTGAACCTCGATCTCATCGAGCTGATGATCAAAGGTTTTAAGCCGCGCGGTCCAGGTGTACACCAGCACTTCAAAGTCGCGATTGATCACCGCCCCGCCCGTCACTTCCCCCTGCGGGTCGCAGAAATCCAGCTGATAGCGTTCGCGGGCCATGGCGGCGGCGACATCGGCCAGTTCCCGCGCATTGTTGAGCCAGTGCCAGCCGTCGTCGGCCACTTGCTTGTCGAGCGCCAGGCATTGTTTTTTCAGGGTTTCCAGGCTCTTTTCCAGCGGTGTGCCGGTGAGTTCGCCCATGACCTCCTGGAACGTGCGCCCTGGCTGCCAGTAACTGCCCCAGAAATAACGGTCGAACACCGTTTCGACACGACGCAGCGCGACCTTGGTGTCCCAGATCAGCACCAGGGTCTTGCCTTGTTCGAGTTGTCTTTTTTTGATTCGCTGGTTCTGGACCGAGGCCCAGGCCACCACCGCGATGGACATCACGGCAATCAGCGCCGTGGCGCTGTCGAGGAACACCAGAGCCTTGTCGATCTGGTGGGTCAGCATGACGCCGTAGAAATAGGTGGCCGAAAGCAGCACTAACGCTACGACGGCGCACCAGAAGCCGAGAGCATAAGGGTTTTTCATTATTGGTTTCCCCATGACCTGCGCGAGCTTTGCGAAGCAAGGGCGCCTGACTCCAGCGCCCCTCCAACACTTCAAAGCATAGCAACGGCCTCAGGGTTTGCCGGAGTTCGACGCTTGCGTTCGTCCGCTTTCCCACCCTCCGCCCAGGGCGAGGAACAAATCGATCTGGCTCATGGCAACTTGCGTGTTCGCCGTGGCCAGTTGCGCCGTGACGTCGGTGTAAGTGCGGGTCGCTTGCAGGTCCGCCAGGAACGACTCGCGGCCGGCCTGGAAGAAGCGGTGCGTCTGGTCGGCCGCCAGTTTCGCCGATTGCTCGGCATCCGCCAGGGCATCACGGCGTTGCAGCAGCGCGGAGTACTGGGCCAGGGCGGTCTGGGTTTCGCGAATGGCGTTGAGCACAACGCCGTCAAAGTGTGCCAACACACCCTGGGTCGTGGCTTCGGCTTCACGGATGCGGGCGCGGGTGCCGTTGGACGGTACGGTCCAGGTCAGCGACGGCCCGAACCCCCAACGGTTGGTGGATGGGTCGCCGAGATCACCCAGGATGCCGACGGTACCGATGGTCGCGCCGATGCTGATTTTCGGGTACAGCTCGCCCGTAGCGATGCCGATACCGGCCGTCGCGGCCGCCAGTCGGCGCTCGGCCTGCCGCACGTCGGGACGACGCTTGAGCAATGCGGCACCATCGCCCACAGGCACCAACTGCGCGATTTTCGGCAGTTCAGCGCAAGTCGCAGTGCCGGCCGGCAATTGATCCACAGGCTTGGCCAGCAGCATCGACAAACGGAACAACCCGGCCTGACGCGCCGCCTCATAACGGGGCATGTCGGCACGCAACGACTTGAATTGGGTTTGCGAGCGCGTGACCTGGGTCTCGTCGCCACGTCCGGCGTCGCGCAAGCGCTGGATCAGCGTGGTGCTCTGGGATTGCAGATCAAGGGAATGCTGGGCGATCTCCCGCTCTTCGTTGGCCGCGCAGACCTGGGTGTAGGCCCGCACGACATCGGCCACCAGGGTGATGCGCGCGGTGTCGGCGGCGGCCTGGGTGGCATCGGCGTTGGCCTTGGCCGCTTCGATGCCGCGCTGCAACGTACCGAACAGGTCGAACTGGTACGACGCGGAAATACCGATATCGCCGATGTTGGCCACCGGCACCTTTTCCGGCAACAGGAAGGCTTGGCCGGACTCCTGCAAACGCTCGGCGCCCATTTTCACGCCGCCGCTCCAGCCACCGGCCGCCTCGGCCTCGTCGACTTGCGCACGAGCGCGCAACAGACTGGCCGCCGCCACGCGCAGATCGGTGTTGGATGCCATGGCTTGCTGCACCAGTTGATCGAGACGCGGGTCCCGATACAGGCGCCACCAATCGGCAGGCACCGGCGCCGAGACCACGGGCTTGCCTTCCACCGCCAGTTCGCCCTGCAAGTCTTCACGGTGGATGGCCGCTTCGTCCGGCAGGTGATAGTCCGGCCCGACCACCTGACACGCCGACAGCAACAAGCCTAATCCGGCAACCGCCAAACCCGTGGCTTTGCTCATTGCGCAGGCTCCCGGACCTGGTCGTCGATGATCGACACAGTCGCGGTGCGCCCGGCGATCATGCGGAAATCCGCCGGTACGTCATCGAAAGCAATCCGCACGGGAATCCGCTGGGCCAGGCGTACCCAGCTGAACGCCGGGTTGACGTTGGGCAACAGGTTGTTGCCGCTGGTGCGGTCGCGGTCTTCGATACCGGCGACGATGCTGACCACATGGCCACGCAGGCGCGCGCGGTCACCAATCACCCGGATGTCGACGCTCTGGCCGATATGGATGCCGTCCAGCTTGGTTTCTTCAAAATAGCCGTCGATGTGAAACGAATTGCTGTCGACGATAGACAGCACCGGCCGCCCGGCACTGACGAATTCCTGGGCACGCGGTGCGCGGTCGTTGACATAACCGTCCACCGGGCTGCGAATCACCGAGCGGTCGAGGTTGAGCTGAGCACTGTCCACCGCCACCTGGGCTTCCATCAACGCCACTTGGGCACGGGCTACCTTCGACTGGCTTTCTTCCAGCTGTTCGGCGGGCACCAGATTGCCCAGGCCTTTGTTGCGCTTGGCTTCGCGCTGGGCCTGGGCCAGGGTTTCTTCACGGTCGGCGACCGCGGCTTTCGCCTGGCGCAGGGCCAGCTTGAATCGGTCCTGATCGATGCTGAACAGCACCTGACCGCGCTTGACCGGCTGGTTGTCGCGCACGTCCACCTGCTGGATCAGCCCGGAAACGTCCGGGGCGATCTGCACAATGTCGGCACGGATGTGACCGTCGCGGGTCCAGGGGGCAAACATGTAATACAGCACCATCCGCCAGACCACGACCACGGCGAAGCTCACGATCAACAGGGTCAGGGCCACGCGGCCGATGGTCAATAAAGGCTTTTTCATGTCATCAGGTATCGACTGAGTGAGTCCACGACGCCAAGCAGCAAGGCGTAGAGAGCCACGTTAAACA
Proteins encoded in this window:
- a CDS encoding NADH:ubiquinone oxidoreductase subunit N → MKNPYALGFWCAVVALVLLSATYFYGVMLTHQIDKALVFLDSATALIAVMSIAVVAWASVQNQRIKKRQLEQGKTLVLIWDTKVALRRVETVFDRYFWGSYWQPGRTFQEVMGELTGTPLEKSLETLKKQCLALDKQVADDGWHWLNNARELADVAAAMARERYQLDFCDPQGEVTGGAVINRDFEVLVYTWTARLKTFDHQLDEIEVQYS
- a CDS encoding efflux RND transporter periplasmic adaptor subunit codes for the protein MKKPLLTIGRVALTLLIVSFAVVVVWRMVLYYMFAPWTRDGHIRADIVQIAPDVSGLIQQVDVRDNQPVKRGQVLFSIDQDRFKLALRQAKAAVADREETLAQAQREAKRNKGLGNLVPAEQLEESQSKVARAQVALMEAQVAVDSAQLNLDRSVIRSPVDGYVNDRAPRAQEFVSAGRPVLSIVDSNSFHIDGYFEETKLDGIHIGQSVDIRVIGDRARLRGHVVSIVAGIEDRDRTSGNNLLPNVNPAFSWVRLAQRIPVRIAFDDVPADFRMIAGRTATVSIIDDQVREPAQ
- a CDS encoding efflux transporter outer membrane subunit encodes the protein MSKATGLAVAGLGLLLSACQVVGPDYHLPDEAAIHREDLQGELAVEGKPVVSAPVPADWWRLYRDPRLDQLVQQAMASNTDLRVAAASLLRARAQVDEAEAAGGWSGGVKMGAERLQESGQAFLLPEKVPVANIGDIGISASYQFDLFGTLQRGIEAAKANADATQAAADTARITLVADVVRAYTQVCAANEEREIAQHSLDLQSQSTTLIQRLRDAGRGDETQVTRSQTQFKSLRADMPRYEAARQAGLFRLSMLLAKPVDQLPAGTATCAELPKIAQLVPVGDGAALLKRRPDVRQAERRLAAATAGIGIATGELYPKISIGATIGTVGILGDLGDPSTNRWGFGPSLTWTVPSNGTRARIREAEATTQGVLAHFDGVVLNAIRETQTALAQYSALLQRRDALADAEQSAKLAADQTHRFFQAGRESFLADLQATRTYTDVTAQLATANTQVAMSQIDLFLALGGGWESGRTQASNSGKP
- a CDS encoding YdgA family protein, with the translated sequence MNKSAGVLLGIVVAIGAISAGGAWYTGTKIESVLNTSLADANQQLQAALVGHKGTASLELVSLERHVFSSTAHYRLKGEGEMFGEEPVELLFVDHIEHGPLPFSRLVSLKWLPVMATSHYELEKTPLTEKWFAAAKDVSPLKGVVNIGYDNSTNGTLEMLPLETALDDKSSLKFSGLKLDVSASAQAQKVKADGYMDSLKLTTVSEDQAPVQVELNGLTLASNLSKSTYGYYTGENTVVLTNSQTTFGAKQSVLGFKNFEMKNQTEESGTSASGRADYKVGEVSLNGKAFGSAQLAMSLKNLDIPATMSLMQIYQSKLQPYEQLAAEAAEAGQPVPELKLTEAEEAQLKTGLEQLLAAGPQVALENLSFKTTNGESRANLVLDLTKPQSIELPTDQLIRQLIALLDINLQVSKPMLVDVFTVQSQIDGQTDAKLIADQATATADMFGSMAVGSQLAKLDGNNIVSKLHYANNQVEFNGQKMTVEEFVGFVMSKFAGAGEVQ